The Sphingomonas astaxanthinifaciens DSM 22298 genome has a segment encoding these proteins:
- a CDS encoding ParA family protein, translating into MRVLALASQKGGSGKTTLSGHLAVQAQLAGAGPVCLIDIDPQGSLADWWNERETEMPAFAQTTVARLASDLEVLRQQGFRLAVIDTPPAITMAIQSVIAVAELIVIPTRPSPHDLRAVGATVDLCERAGKPLIFVVNAATPKAKITYEAAVALSQHGTVAPVTLHHRTDFAASMIDGRTVMEVDPKGKSAAEVTELWEYISDRLEKNFRRTVFAAPGATPGIGAVSPRPVGGFGRRVVG; encoded by the coding sequence ATGCGCGTTCTGGCTTTGGCATCGCAGAAGGGGGGGTCGGGCAAGACCACGCTCTCCGGTCATCTCGCGGTGCAGGCGCAATTGGCGGGCGCTGGCCCGGTCTGCCTGATCGACATCGATCCGCAAGGGTCGCTGGCCGACTGGTGGAACGAGCGCGAGACCGAAATGCCGGCCTTCGCCCAGACCACCGTCGCCCGCCTCGCGAGCGACCTCGAAGTGCTTCGCCAGCAGGGCTTCCGCCTCGCGGTGATCGATACCCCGCCGGCGATCACCATGGCGATCCAGAGCGTCATCGCGGTCGCCGAGCTGATCGTCATCCCGACCCGCCCGAGCCCGCACGACCTGCGCGCCGTCGGCGCCACGGTCGACCTGTGCGAGCGCGCCGGCAAGCCGCTCATCTTCGTGGTCAATGCCGCGACGCCCAAGGCCAAGATCACCTACGAGGCCGCGGTCGCGCTGTCGCAGCATGGCACCGTCGCCCCGGTCACCCTCCATCACCGCACCGATTTCGCCGCCTCGATGATCGACGGCCGCACGGTCATGGAAGTCGACCCCAAGGGCAAGTCGGCGGCCGAGGTGACCGAGCTGTGGGAATATATTTCCGACCGGCTCGAGAAGAATTTCCGCAGGACCGTGTTCGCGGCGCCGGGTGCGACGCCGGGCATCGGTGCTGTCAGTCCGCGTCCCGTCGGTGGCTTCGGCCGCCGCGTGGTCGGCTAA
- a CDS encoding SPOR domain-containing protein: MRKPKSALLVATSIVLAVTVTGCAMGSKRTSFGGRPDTANIGVAIRAQAAIEAGDSASAIGFAERAVEKSPTDAGFRALLGNAYLSAGRFRSAEAAYGDALAMMPGLSGVPLKLALAQAAQGKGDAALATLETYAQAIDPADAGLAMALAGRPGSAVETLDQAARMPGADARVRQNLALAYALAGDWVRARSVAAQDLPADQLDARMAEWMKVAQPGQTGAQVAMLIGVTPAASDAGQPVRLALKGNGQNIRVAVAEVAPQPVPVAEPVAAAPVAAPVETAQAVPAPSLPSPAADPIPVEVAAVAPVQTRAVETAPDVADMVDSLRAERVKPSGALPKVAELRRSAAKRFGKSNAVVQLGAYATQSGVRMGWSVLSKRHHGLAAYVPASARFAGPRGTVYRLSLRGFASDAEARQLCMSLKASGSSCFVRNAAGDAPVMFASR, from the coding sequence ATGCGCAAGCCCAAGTCCGCACTTCTGGTCGCAACCAGCATCGTCCTGGCCGTGACCGTCACCGGATGCGCGATGGGGTCCAAGCGCACGTCCTTCGGCGGCCGCCCCGACACCGCCAACATCGGGGTCGCGATCCGCGCCCAGGCGGCGATCGAGGCGGGTGACTCGGCCAGCGCCATCGGCTTTGCCGAGCGCGCGGTCGAAAAAAGCCCGACCGACGCCGGCTTCCGGGCGCTGCTCGGCAATGCCTATCTCTCGGCCGGCCGCTTCCGCTCGGCCGAGGCGGCCTATGGCGACGCGCTGGCGATGATGCCGGGGCTCAGCGGCGTGCCGCTCAAGCTCGCGCTGGCGCAGGCCGCGCAGGGCAAGGGCGATGCCGCCCTCGCCACGCTCGAGACCTATGCGCAGGCGATCGACCCGGCCGACGCCGGCCTCGCCATGGCGCTCGCCGGCCGGCCCGGCTCGGCGGTCGAGACGCTCGACCAGGCCGCCCGCATGCCCGGCGCCGACGCCCGGGTTCGCCAGAATCTCGCGCTTGCCTATGCGCTCGCCGGCGACTGGGTCCGTGCCCGCAGCGTTGCCGCGCAGGACTTGCCGGCCGACCAGCTCGACGCCCGCATGGCCGAGTGGATGAAGGTCGCCCAGCCGGGCCAAACTGGCGCGCAGGTCGCGATGCTGATCGGGGTCACGCCCGCCGCCAGCGATGCCGGCCAGCCGGTTCGCCTTGCGCTCAAGGGCAATGGCCAGAACATCCGGGTCGCGGTCGCCGAAGTCGCGCCCCAGCCCGTGCCGGTCGCCGAACCTGTCGCCGCCGCTCCGGTCGCGGCGCCGGTCGAGACCGCCCAGGCCGTTCCGGCCCCGAGCCTGCCGTCGCCCGCCGCTGACCCGATCCCGGTCGAGGTCGCCGCCGTTGCTCCGGTCCAGACCCGAGCGGTCGAAACCGCGCCCGACGTCGCCGACATGGTCGACAGCCTCCGCGCCGAGCGCGTGAAGCCCAGCGGCGCGCTGCCCAAGGTGGCCGAACTGCGCCGCTCGGCCGCCAAGCGCTTCGGCAAGAGCAATGCCGTGGTCCAGCTCGGCGCCTACGCCACCCAGTCGGGCGTCCGCATGGGCTGGTCGGTGCTGAGCAAGCGCCACCATGGCCTCGCCGCCTACGTTCCCGCCAGCGCCCGCTTCGCCGGTCCGCGCGGCACCGTCTACCGGCTCAGCCTGCGCGGCTTCGCCAGCGACGCCGAAGCGCGCCAGTTGTGCATGAGCCTCAAGGCGAGTGGGTCGAGCTGCTTCGTCCGCAACGCCGCGGGCGACGCGCCGGTGATGTTCGCCAGCCGCTAG
- a CDS encoding aspartate carbamoyltransferase catalytic subunit, which produces MHLLSISALSDDAIAALLARAREFAADREAGRGRLAGRTVFNCFYENSTRTAMSFAQAAARLGAQAITLSVEHSSVKKGETLADTARTLGAMGPDALVLRHRQNGAAEEVAALVDCPVINAGDGTNEHPTQALLDALTLTQHFGDLHGRKIAIIGDIRHSRVARSNAALLPRLGAEVRLAGPPSLIPEDVTALSIDEAIAGADAVMMLRVQRERMDEDLGDAPGEYLTHYGLTAERLALAAPDAVVLHPGPMNRGVEISDEVADLPARSLILRQVANGVATRMAVLEMLVAGL; this is translated from the coding sequence GTGCACCTGCTCTCGATCTCCGCGCTGTCCGATGACGCGATCGCCGCCCTCCTCGCCCGCGCTCGTGAGTTCGCCGCCGACCGCGAGGCCGGCCGCGGTCGCCTGGCCGGGCGGACCGTCTTTAACTGCTTCTACGAGAACAGCACCCGCACCGCGATGAGCTTCGCCCAGGCCGCCGCCCGGCTGGGCGCGCAGGCGATCACCCTGTCGGTCGAGCATTCGAGCGTGAAGAAGGGCGAAACGCTGGCCGACACCGCGCGGACGCTCGGCGCCATGGGACCCGACGCCCTCGTCCTCCGCCACCGCCAGAACGGTGCTGCCGAGGAAGTGGCGGCGCTGGTCGACTGCCCGGTGATCAATGCCGGCGACGGGACCAACGAGCATCCCACCCAGGCGTTGCTGGATGCACTGACCCTCACCCAGCATTTCGGCGATCTTCATGGCCGGAAAATCGCGATCATCGGCGACATCCGTCACAGCCGCGTCGCGCGGTCGAACGCCGCCCTGTTGCCGCGGCTGGGCGCCGAGGTCCGGCTGGCGGGTCCGCCCTCGCTGATCCCCGAGGACGTGACGGCCCTCTCGATCGACGAGGCGATCGCCGGCGCCGATGCGGTGATGATGCTGCGCGTCCAGCGCGAGCGGATGGACGAGGACCTCGGCGACGCGCCGGGCGAATATCTGACGCATTACGGACTGACTGCCGAGCGACTGGCGCTTGCCGCCCCGGATGCGGTGGTGCTCCACCCCGGGCCGATGAACCGCGGGGTCGAGATCAGCGACGAGGTCGCGGACCTGCCCGCGCGCTCGCTGATCCTCCGCCAGGTCGCGAACGGAGTCGCGACCCGGATGGCGGTGCTGGAGATGCTGGTCGCCGGCCTCTAG
- the ruvX gene encoding Holliday junction resolvase RuvX codes for MITAAAADFAAALPAGGVLAGLDVGTKTVGLALCDAGWSFAGPAETIRRTKFTADLAALRAFCEKHKVAGLVVGLPLNMDGSDSPRTQSVRAFARNLAPLALPLLLWDERWSTQAVERAMIAADVSRAKRAEAVDKLAAAHILQGALDALCMLPRDG; via the coding sequence CTGATCACCGCCGCCGCCGCCGACTTCGCCGCGGCGCTGCCGGCAGGCGGGGTGCTCGCCGGGCTCGACGTCGGGACCAAGACGGTCGGCCTCGCCCTGTGCGACGCGGGCTGGAGCTTCGCCGGACCGGCCGAGACGATCCGCCGCACCAAGTTCACCGCCGATCTCGCCGCGCTGCGTGCCTTCTGCGAGAAGCACAAGGTCGCCGGGCTGGTGGTCGGCCTTCCGCTCAACATGGACGGGAGCGACAGTCCGCGCACTCAGTCGGTCCGCGCCTTCGCCCGCAATCTCGCCCCGCTCGCGCTGCCGCTCCTCCTGTGGGACGAGCGCTGGTCGACCCAGGCGGTGGAGCGGGCGATGATCGCCGCCGACGTCAGCCGGGCGAAGCGTGCCGAGGCGGTCGACAAGCTCGCGGCGGCGCATATCCTCCAGGGCGCGCTCGATGCCCTTTGCATGTTGCCCCGGGACGGCTAG
- a CDS encoding DUF3089 domain-containing protein has protein sequence MCARRFLMVIFVLTLLVVAGAFAVFQYGSEVLVKQALPSVPFEAPKNDTGPDYVRVENWLNLPDTVPPGPADWSPQGATPDRLLGREAATFYIHPTTYLEKDRWNAPLGDKESQDRAALFVRSQASAFQFSRVYAPKYRQAAFGAFLDTGKDAQGALDLAYQDVARAFDRFLVQEPKGPIILVGHSQGALHLTRLLRERVATNPALAKRVVAAYVVGWPVSKAADVPAMGLPACERRAQPGCILSWMSFGEPANIDPFVHVYDGTTGFTGAKRQRGDLLCVNPISGQQTGKATSSANAGTLVPTDDTLADATLQKGLVGAECRGGFLSLSFADDKPPALGPYVLPGNNYHVYDMALFWADIRRDAEERLAAWR, from the coding sequence ATGTGCGCACGCCGGTTCCTGATGGTGATCTTCGTCCTGACGCTGCTGGTGGTCGCCGGCGCGTTCGCGGTGTTCCAATATGGCAGCGAGGTGCTGGTCAAGCAGGCGCTGCCGAGCGTGCCGTTCGAGGCACCCAAGAACGACACGGGCCCCGACTATGTCCGCGTGGAGAACTGGCTCAACCTCCCCGACACGGTGCCGCCGGGACCGGCCGACTGGTCGCCCCAAGGCGCGACCCCCGACCGCCTGCTCGGGCGCGAGGCGGCGACCTTCTACATCCATCCGACGACCTATCTCGAAAAGGATCGCTGGAACGCGCCGCTCGGGGACAAGGAAAGCCAGGACCGCGCGGCCCTGTTCGTGCGCAGCCAGGCGAGCGCCTTCCAGTTCAGCCGGGTCTATGCGCCCAAATATCGGCAGGCGGCCTTCGGCGCCTTCCTCGATACCGGCAAGGATGCGCAGGGCGCGCTCGACCTTGCCTATCAGGACGTCGCACGAGCGTTCGACCGCTTCCTTGTCCAGGAACCCAAGGGGCCGATCATCCTCGTCGGGCACAGCCAGGGCGCGCTGCACCTGACCCGGCTGCTGCGCGAGCGGGTGGCGACAAATCCGGCGCTCGCGAAGCGGGTGGTCGCGGCCTATGTCGTCGGCTGGCCGGTGAGCAAGGCGGCGGATGTCCCCGCCATGGGCCTCCCCGCCTGCGAACGCCGCGCCCAGCCGGGCTGCATCCTGTCGTGGATGAGCTTCGGCGAGCCGGCCAACATCGATCCCTTCGTCCATGTCTATGACGGAACCACCGGATTCACCGGGGCCAAGCGCCAGCGCGGCGACCTCCTGTGCGTCAACCCGATCAGCGGTCAGCAGACCGGCAAGGCGACGTCTTCCGCCAATGCCGGGACGCTGGTGCCGACCGACGACACGCTGGCCGACGCGACCCTCCAGAAGGGGCTGGTCGGCGCGGAGTGCCGCGGCGGGTTCCTGTCGCTCTCCTTCGCCGACGACAAGCCGCCCGCGCTCGGGCCCTACGTGCTGCCGGGCAACAATTATCACGTCTACGACATGGCCCTGTTCTGGGCCGACATCCGGCGCGACGCCGAGGAGCGGCTGGCGGCGTGGCGCTGA
- a CDS encoding DUF4334 domain-containing protein, producing the protein MDRAARLAALLPAAPRDEVLNYYDSLGPVAPEAILGLWKGEELATGHAYDGLLGPSGWWGKAFRSVDDVDPLVFERRGKRFAGNPGLMPLGLIERAPGLAKSGMSAALFRALSPLLRTGKSRARLRPVDYRGVTSAAMVYDQLPIIDCFRRVDDDTLLGAMDIRGFADPYFFVLRRA; encoded by the coding sequence ATGGACCGCGCCGCCCGCCTCGCAGCCCTCCTGCCCGCCGCGCCGCGGGACGAGGTGCTGAACTATTACGACAGTCTCGGCCCGGTCGCGCCCGAGGCCATTCTCGGCCTGTGGAAGGGCGAGGAGCTGGCGACGGGCCATGCCTATGACGGGCTGCTCGGTCCCTCGGGCTGGTGGGGCAAGGCGTTTCGCTCGGTCGACGACGTCGACCCGTTGGTGTTCGAGCGGCGGGGCAAGCGCTTCGCCGGCAATCCCGGGCTGATGCCGCTGGGGCTGATCGAACGGGCGCCGGGGCTCGCCAAGTCGGGCATGAGCGCGGCGCTGTTCCGGGCACTCTCGCCGCTGCTTCGGACCGGAAAGTCACGGGCGCGGCTTCGGCCGGTCGACTATCGCGGGGTCACCTCGGCGGCGATGGTCTATGACCAGCTGCCGATCATCGACTGCTTCCGGCGGGTGGATGACGACACGCTGCTCGGCGCAATGGACATTCGCGGCTTTGCCGACCCCTATTTCTTCGTGCTGCGCCGGGCCTGA
- the gatC gene encoding Asp-tRNA(Asn)/Glu-tRNA(Gln) amidotransferase subunit GatC — translation MSVDTATVRHIAKLARLQISDAEVEALVPELNNILGWVEQLGEVDTSGVEPLATVIDQKLRLRDDVIDDGNVRDAVLQNAPDAQHGFFAVPKVIE, via the coding sequence ATGTCCGTCGATACCGCTACCGTGCGGCACATCGCCAAGCTCGCGCGCCTCCAGATAAGCGACGCCGAGGTCGAGGCGTTGGTGCCGGAACTCAACAACATCCTCGGCTGGGTCGAGCAGCTTGGCGAGGTCGACACTTCGGGTGTCGAGCCGCTCGCCACCGTCATCGACCAGAAGCTGCGCCTGCGCGACGACGTCATCGACGATGGCAATGTCCGCGACGCCGTCCTCCAGAACGCGCCCGACGCCCAGCACGGCTTCTTCGCGGTCCCGAAGGTGATCGAATAG
- the gatA gene encoding Asp-tRNA(Asn)/Glu-tRNA(Gln) amidotransferase subunit GatA, whose product MAELTTLTLTQLRDGFRAGDFSAREIADQYNAAVAAARALNAYTVETPEDALACADVADAARRSGELKPLSGIPLGIKDLFATHGVDTTAGSRILTGFKPPYESTVTAKLRAAGAGMLGKLNMDEFAMGSSNETSAYGPVISPWKRNDGGNAALTPGGSSGGSAAAVAAGIAPGVTGTDTGGSIRQPAAFTGITGIKPTYGRCSRWGIVSFASSLDQAGPMSRTVRDCAILLESMCGFDPKDSTSLDAPVPAWEQGLSSDLRGKRIGIPREYRIDGVPDEINAIWDRGIAWLKDAGAEIVEISLPHTKYALPTYYIIAPAEASSNLARYDGVRYGLREVPQGGNLDAMYAATRAAGFGAEVKRRIMIGTYVLSAGFYDAYFTKAQRVRALIKRDFAQAFEKCDLILTPTAPSAAFGLNEKMSDPLAMYLNDVFAVPASLAGLPAMSVPGGLDAQGLPLGLHLIGRELDEQGVLNAGLAIEERAGFTARPEKWW is encoded by the coding sequence GTGGCCGAACTTACCACCCTCACGCTGACGCAGCTCCGCGACGGCTTCCGCGCCGGCGACTTCTCCGCCCGTGAGATCGCCGACCAGTATAACGCCGCGGTCGCCGCCGCCCGGGCCTTGAACGCCTATACGGTCGAGACCCCCGAGGACGCGCTCGCCTGCGCCGACGTGGCCGATGCCGCGCGCCGATCGGGCGAGCTGAAGCCGCTGTCGGGCATCCCGCTCGGCATCAAGGACCTGTTCGCGACCCATGGCGTCGACACCACCGCGGGCAGCCGGATCCTGACCGGGTTCAAGCCGCCTTATGAAAGCACGGTCACGGCCAAGCTCCGTGCGGCGGGTGCCGGCATGCTCGGCAAGCTGAACATGGACGAGTTCGCCATGGGCTCGTCGAACGAGACCAGCGCCTACGGCCCCGTCATCTCCCCGTGGAAGCGCAACGACGGCGGCAATGCCGCGCTGACGCCCGGCGGAAGCTCGGGCGGGTCGGCGGCGGCGGTTGCGGCCGGCATCGCGCCCGGCGTCACCGGCACCGACACCGGCGGTTCGATCCGCCAGCCCGCGGCGTTCACCGGGATCACCGGCATCAAGCCGACCTACGGCCGCTGCAGCCGCTGGGGCATCGTCAGCTTCGCCTCGTCGCTCGACCAGGCCGGCCCGATGAGCCGCACGGTGCGCGACTGCGCGATCCTGCTCGAATCCATGTGCGGCTTCGATCCCAAGGACTCGACCTCGCTCGACGCGCCCGTCCCGGCGTGGGAGCAGGGCCTGTCGAGCGATCTCAGGGGCAAGCGCATCGGCATTCCCAGGGAATATCGGATCGACGGCGTCCCCGACGAGATCAACGCCATCTGGGACCGTGGCATCGCCTGGCTCAAGGATGCCGGTGCCGAGATCGTCGAGATTTCGCTCCCGCACACCAAATACGCGCTGCCGACCTACTACATCATCGCGCCGGCCGAGGCCTCGTCCAATCTCGCCCGCTACGACGGCGTTCGTTACGGCCTGCGCGAAGTTCCGCAAGGCGGCAATCTCGACGCCATGTATGCCGCGACCCGTGCCGCCGGCTTCGGCGCCGAGGTCAAGCGCCGGATCATGATCGGCACCTACGTGCTCTCGGCCGGCTTCTACGACGCTTATTTCACCAAGGCCCAGCGCGTCCGCGCCCTGATCAAGCGCGATTTCGCGCAGGCCTTCGAGAAGTGCGACCTCATCCTCACCCCGACCGCGCCGAGCGCCGCCTTCGGCCTCAACGAGAAGATGAGCGATCCGCTGGCGATGTATCTGAACGACGTCTTCGCCGTCCCCGCCAGCCTCGCCGGCCTCCCCGCGATGAGCGTGCCCGGCGGTCTCGACGCGCAAGGCCTGCCGCTCGGCCTCCACCTCATCGGCCGCGAGCTGGACGAGCAGGGCGTGCTCAATGCCGGCCTCGCCATCGAGGAGCGCGCAGGCTTCACCGCCCGCCCGGAGAAGTGGTGGTGA